In Sebaldella termitidis ATCC 33386, one DNA window encodes the following:
- a CDS encoding molybdopterin-dependent aldehyde oxidoreductase, producing MVKKVLLINGFERSLITDPESTLADVLRKQLMLTGCKVGCGNGQCGACSVIVDGKVTRACVKKMKTIKEYSKIETIEGLGTPDNLHPLQLAWMGHGGAQCGFCSPGFIMSAKQLLEENPSPTREEVREWFQKYRNACRCTGYLPLVNAVMDAAKVLRGEMKKEELLFKPQNNNIVGTYYHRPSALAKVTGTWDYGADIALQMPDNTLHLALVQAEVSHANILSIDASEALKVPGVHKVITHEDVKGNNRITGLITFSTNKGDGWDRPILCDKKVFQYGDAIAIVAADTEEIAREAAKKVKVELELLPAYMDIYSAMDEDAIEIHPGTPNVYFQINNIKGNDTKEFMETAEFVSETSTYSSRQPHLPLEPDCGSAYIDEEGRLTIHSKSIGIHLHSAMINTGIGVELDKLRLIQNPAGGTFGYKFSPTMEALLGVACLACDSRPVSLVYNMYQQITYTGKRSPAFMNLKVAADKDGKILGIEGENYIDHGPYSEFGDLLTLRLAQYHFAGYDIPNIRTKNFTVCTNHAWGSAFRGYGAPEAILGSEIAMDELAHKMGIDPFELRYKNIYRKGSKTITGSEPEVYSLEEMFDTLRPKYYEAKKKCEEKNKESDRYKYGVSVTLGIYGCGLDGVDTSEAYVELLPDGYVLVADSWEDHGQGADIGSLTMAHETLKAAGITPDKIRLLKNDTGRTPNSGPAGGSRSNVVTGNAIRVASEELLKAMKKDDGTYRTYEEMTAENIPLRYTGKWAASECTDCDLETSQGNPFSTYMYELFMPEIKVDTETGKVEVVKFTTVADVGTVINKSVVDGQIYGGLAQGIGFALSEDFEDLKKHTTLMGCGLPYIKDIPDEMDITYVETYRKDGPYGASGVGEAPLTAPHPAILNAIYEACGVRIRKIPALPEIVKAELDKLGTR from the coding sequence ATGGTTAAAAAGGTTTTATTAATCAATGGATTCGAACGTTCACTTATCACAGATCCGGAAAGCACTTTAGCTGATGTTCTGAGAAAGCAGCTGATGCTGACGGGATGTAAGGTGGGCTGCGGAAACGGGCAATGTGGTGCCTGTTCGGTAATAGTAGACGGAAAAGTAACAAGAGCCTGCGTAAAAAAAATGAAAACCATAAAAGAATACTCAAAAATCGAAACAATAGAAGGACTGGGAACTCCAGATAACCTGCATCCGCTTCAGCTGGCATGGATGGGTCACGGAGGAGCACAGTGCGGATTCTGCAGTCCGGGATTTATTATGTCTGCAAAACAGCTTCTTGAAGAGAATCCTTCACCTACACGTGAAGAAGTGCGTGAATGGTTCCAGAAATACAGAAATGCATGCAGATGTACAGGTTACCTGCCATTGGTAAATGCAGTAATGGATGCTGCAAAGGTGCTCAGAGGAGAAATGAAAAAAGAAGAGCTTCTGTTTAAACCGCAAAATAATAATATAGTAGGAACATATTATCACAGACCTTCTGCATTGGCAAAAGTAACGGGAACATGGGATTACGGTGCTGATATAGCACTTCAGATGCCTGATAACACACTTCATCTGGCACTTGTTCAGGCGGAAGTATCACATGCCAACATACTTTCGATTGATGCCAGTGAAGCTTTGAAGGTACCGGGGGTTCATAAGGTAATAACACATGAGGATGTAAAAGGAAATAACAGAATAACAGGACTTATCACTTTTTCCACGAATAAAGGCGACGGCTGGGACAGACCTATACTATGTGATAAAAAAGTATTCCAGTATGGTGACGCCATTGCCATAGTTGCTGCCGACACAGAGGAAATCGCAAGAGAAGCCGCAAAAAAAGTAAAAGTAGAGCTGGAACTTCTGCCTGCTTATATGGATATTTATTCGGCTATGGATGAGGATGCAATAGAAATCCACCCCGGAACTCCGAATGTCTATTTTCAGATAAACAATATAAAAGGTAATGATACAAAGGAATTCATGGAAACTGCAGAATTTGTGAGCGAAACAAGTACATACAGCTCAAGACAGCCGCATCTTCCATTAGAGCCTGACTGCGGAAGCGCATACATAGATGAGGAAGGAAGACTGACAATACATTCTAAATCTATAGGTATTCATCTGCATTCAGCAATGATAAATACCGGAATAGGCGTAGAGCTGGATAAGCTGCGTCTTATACAGAATCCCGCAGGAGGAACTTTCGGATATAAATTCAGTCCTACTATGGAGGCCCTGCTTGGAGTAGCATGTCTGGCATGTGACAGCAGACCGGTATCTCTGGTATATAATATGTACCAGCAGATTACATACACGGGGAAAAGATCACCGGCATTTATGAATCTGAAGGTTGCTGCTGATAAAGACGGTAAAATTCTTGGAATAGAAGGAGAAAACTATATAGATCACGGTCCGTATTCGGAATTCGGAGATTTATTAACTTTGAGACTGGCTCAATATCACTTTGCCGGTTATGACATACCGAATATAAGAACCAAAAACTTTACTGTCTGTACAAATCATGCATGGGGAAGTGCTTTCAGAGGATACGGAGCACCGGAAGCTATTCTGGGAAGTGAAATAGCCATGGACGAGCTTGCGCATAAAATGGGAATAGATCCTTTCGAGCTCAGATATAAAAATATTTACAGAAAGGGAAGCAAAACAATAACAGGTTCCGAGCCTGAGGTTTACTCACTGGAAGAAATGTTTGATACTCTGAGACCAAAGTATTATGAAGCTAAAAAGAAATGCGAAGAAAAAAATAAAGAATCTGACAGATATAAATACGGGGTAAGTGTGACTTTAGGAATATACGGCTGCGGACTCGACGGAGTCGATACGTCAGAGGCTTATGTGGAGCTTCTTCCTGACGGTTATGTCCTTGTAGCAGACAGCTGGGAGGATCACGGTCAGGGAGCCGATATAGGATCGCTTACAATGGCACATGAAACTCTGAAAGCAGCAGGTATTACCCCTGATAAAATCAGGCTGTTAAAAAATGATACGGGAAGAACTCCGAATTCAGGTCCTGCGGGAGGAAGCCGTTCAAATGTAGTAACGGGAAATGCAATAAGAGTGGCTTCGGAAGAGCTTCTAAAGGCTATGAAAAAGGATGACGGCACATACAGAACGTATGAAGAAATGACTGCAGAAAATATTCCTTTGCGTTATACAGGAAAATGGGCAGCCAGTGAATGTACGGACTGTGATCTTGAGACTTCACAGGGGAATCCTTTCAGTACATACATGTATGAATTATTTATGCCTGAGATAAAAGTCGATACTGAAACAGGAAAGGTAGAAGTAGTTAAATTTACTACTGTGGCAGATGTAGGAACAGTTATAAACAAATCTGTTGTTGATGGTCAGATTTACGGCGGACTTGCACAGGGAATAGGCTTTGCTTTATCGGAAGACTTTGAAGATCTGAAAAAGCATACTACTCTTATGGGATGCGGACTTCCGTATATAAAAGATATACCGGATGAAATGGATATCACATATGTAGAAACATACAGAAAAGACGGACCTTACGGAGCATCAGGAGTGGGAGAAGCACCTCTTACTGCACCGCATCCGGCTATTCTGAATGCCATCTACGAAGCATGCGGAGTAAGAATCAGAAAAATTCCTGCTTTACCTGAAATAGTAAAGGCTGAATTGGATAAACTAGGAACCAGATAA
- a CDS encoding pyridine nucleotide-disulfide oxidoreductase/dicluster-binding protein, giving the protein MSFLDNYKNFTNQEVMQKIEVLCTQEQVPFCTSLCPMHVDIREISRLTDSGDFAKAYALYKKSVLFPKIISSLCHEPCKNKCKRNGLGGSIEIRKLEEAIVKFAYTEQKIPAFLPKIQKKVVIAGGGLRAMTAANELARKGYQVVIYEKSDKLGGRLRDYIGNGISAEDLESDIHELLRYPVKVMYNHQVPLDNIDEINSFVSDTDADIIYISCKSALFNKSDKDTLLIENTKIVTGSRLDYDTGTVIVKVYDGKSAATTIERVLKGVSVMAGREKEGPYESGLFTNTDDIAFEASSFLASPVLTKEDAVKESKRCLKCECMECVKGCEFMKTYKSYPKKYIREVYNNLSIAMGTHHANKMINSCNLCGQCKSICPNDVDMSEIFLAARKLMVESGKMPPSAFEFALLDMDYSSSEDFFLAKHQSGTENSEYLFFPSCQLAASEPELLEKVYDDLCQNLSGGVGVLFSCCGIMANWSGNTEIFYDTVNKLKKEIEKLGNPKIISACPTCISVFREYYGLEAAGIWELYSNKTIPIHTGFESKKLTVHDACSARFDRNIQENIRNLGKNLGHEITEKKYTREITSCCGYGGLMPFADKETAVKVTDRIIEDSENEILAYCVNCRDRFLKQNKNSYHFLELIYGQDSNHHKWPTWSERQENRKRIKNLFLKKYWNEKGTEELDCKIFIDEDLEKIMEDRMILKTDIQKAVINANEKNEFFIDPKESCFITSFRPNNVTFWVKYIKFEDGYKILNAYTHRMTFINK; this is encoded by the coding sequence ATGAGCTTTTTAGATAATTATAAAAATTTTACAAATCAGGAAGTAATGCAAAAAATCGAAGTACTCTGCACTCAGGAGCAGGTTCCTTTTTGTACTTCTTTATGTCCTATGCATGTTGATATAAGAGAGATATCCCGTCTGACAGATAGCGGAGATTTTGCCAAAGCTTATGCACTTTATAAAAAATCAGTATTATTTCCGAAAATTATTTCCAGCCTTTGCCACGAGCCATGTAAAAATAAATGCAAAAGAAACGGACTCGGAGGAAGTATCGAAATAAGGAAGCTGGAAGAAGCCATTGTAAAATTTGCATATACAGAGCAAAAAATACCGGCATTCCTTCCAAAAATACAAAAAAAAGTGGTTATTGCAGGCGGCGGATTAAGAGCTATGACAGCTGCAAACGAACTGGCAAGAAAGGGGTATCAGGTAGTTATTTATGAGAAATCAGATAAATTAGGAGGACGTCTCCGTGATTATATCGGTAACGGAATTTCTGCCGAAGATCTGGAAAGTGATATACATGAGCTTTTGAGATACCCTGTAAAGGTTATGTATAATCACCAGGTTCCCTTGGATAATATTGATGAAATAAACAGTTTCGTATCTGATACAGATGCCGATATCATTTATATTTCATGTAAATCCGCCTTGTTTAATAAATCTGATAAAGATACTCTTCTCATTGAGAATACAAAAATAGTTACTGGCAGCAGGCTGGATTATGATACAGGCACTGTTATTGTCAAAGTATATGACGGAAAGAGTGCTGCTACTACAATAGAAAGAGTTTTAAAAGGTGTTTCTGTAATGGCAGGAAGAGAGAAGGAAGGCCCTTATGAATCCGGTTTATTTACAAATACGGATGATATTGCCTTTGAAGCGAGCAGCTTTCTTGCTTCTCCAGTTCTTACAAAAGAAGATGCTGTCAAAGAAAGTAAAAGATGTCTGAAATGTGAGTGCATGGAGTGTGTCAAAGGCTGTGAGTTCATGAAAACCTATAAATCTTATCCAAAAAAATATATAAGAGAAGTATATAATAATTTATCCATTGCCATGGGAACACATCATGCAAACAAAATGATAAATTCATGTAATTTATGCGGACAGTGTAAAAGTATCTGCCCAAATGACGTAGATATGTCGGAAATTTTTCTTGCAGCCAGAAAATTAATGGTGGAAAGCGGTAAAATGCCTCCGTCAGCTTTTGAATTTGCACTTCTTGACATGGATTACAGCAGCAGCGAAGATTTTTTTCTTGCGAAACATCAAAGCGGAACAGAAAACAGCGAGTATTTATTTTTTCCAAGCTGTCAGCTGGCTGCCTCTGAGCCTGAACTTCTGGAAAAAGTTTATGACGATTTATGCCAAAACCTCAGCGGAGGAGTTGGTGTATTATTCTCATGCTGCGGAATAATGGCAAATTGGTCAGGAAATACAGAAATCTTTTATGATACTGTTAATAAGCTGAAAAAAGAAATAGAAAAACTGGGAAATCCGAAAATAATATCCGCATGCCCTACATGCATCTCTGTTTTCAGGGAATATTACGGTCTTGAAGCAGCAGGAATATGGGAGCTTTATTCTAATAAAACTATTCCCATACATACTGGCTTTGAAAGTAAAAAGCTAACTGTACATGATGCCTGCTCTGCAAGATTTGACAGGAATATACAGGAAAATATAAGAAATTTGGGAAAAAATCTTGGTCATGAAATAACTGAAAAAAAATACACAAGAGAAATAACTTCATGCTGCGGCTATGGCGGCTTAATGCCTTTTGCAGATAAAGAAACTGCTGTAAAAGTTACTGACAGAATTATAGAAGATTCTGAAAATGAAATACTGGCATATTGTGTAAACTGCCGGGACAGATTTTTGAAACAGAACAAAAATTCATATCACTTTCTTGAACTTATTTACGGTCAGGACAGCAATCATCATAAATGGCCTACATGGTCGGAAAGACAGGAAAACAGAAAAAGGATAAAAAATTTATTCCTTAAGAAATACTGGAATGAGAAAGGAACAGAAGAATTGGACTGTAAGATTTTTATAGATGAGGATTTAGAAAAAATAATGGAGGACAGAATGATTTTAAAAACAGATATTCAAAAAGCTGTTATTAATGCAAACGAAAAAAACGAATTTTTCATTGATCCCAAGGAATCTTGTTTTATTA